From the Sebastes umbrosus isolate fSebUmb1 chromosome 2, fSebUmb1.pri, whole genome shotgun sequence genome, one window contains:
- the LOC119475150 gene encoding membrane cofactor protein-like, whose product MCVTSLLLLSSLSLAITAQAQACSRPAGGGNMRLNDDLPTYLDGTKVTFACNAGYVPAGGSAAITCTAGSWSTLRMKCDRSNCGSAGEVEYGIIDYPEGSEFGDRLKVTCKTGYRMVGKDRLFCGAQGWLGRLPECEVVSCNPPPAPKNGTFKPNKETYTLGEVVQYTCQNDVTLSGSSESSCSVDGMFEPAPPTCIYVECPEPDIPDAYWVGGSRPPHKYQATVTYMCNSGFTMIGQSTLTCGIGRQWSPEFPKCQGATGPDVPPRNDGNTKAVWLGVCLTVSGTVLLVQHCLM is encoded by the coding sequence ATGTGTGTCACTTCCCTCCTTCTGCTGAGCAGTCTGAGCCTTGCCATTACAGCTCAAGCTCAAGCCTGCTCCAGACCTGCTGGAGGAGGCAACATGAGATTGAACGACGACTTACCAACATACCTAGATGGGACAAAAGTCACTTTTGCCTGTAATGCTGGCTACGTGCCAGCAGGAGGGTCTGCGGCCATCACTTGCACTGCTGGCAGCTGGAGTACTCTGCGGATGAAATGCGATAGGAGTAACTGTGGCTCTGCTGGAGAAGTGGAATATGGGATTATCGATTACCCTGAAGGGTCAGAGTTCGGCGATAGACTAAAGGTGACTTGCAAAACTGGTTACAGAATGGTTGGCAAAGATCGCCTCTTTTGTGGAGCCCAAGGGTGGCTGGGCAGGTTGCCTGAATGTGAAGTGGTGAGTTGTAATCCGCCACCTGCGCCAAAGAATGGCACTTTCAAGCCAAACAAAGAAACCTACACCTTAGGAGAAGTTGTACAGTACACATGTCAAAACGATGTGACACTCTCTGGATCAAGTGAATCATCATGTTCAGTTGATGGGATGTTTGAGCCTGCTCCTCCAACATGTATCTATGTTGAATGTCCAGAGCCTGATATTCCAGATGCATACTGGGTTGGGGGTTCTCGACCCCCTCATAAATACCAAGCTACGGTGACGTACATGTGCAATTCCGGGTTTACTATGATAGGACAGTCCACCCTGACATGTGGAATAGGCCGTCAGTGGTCACCTgaatttccaaaatgtcaaggtGCAACTGGCCCGGATGTCCCACCTCGCAATGATGGAAACACCAAAGCTGTATGGTTGGGTGTTTGTTTGACAGTAAGCGGAACAGTCCTGTTGGTCCAGCATTGCTTAATGTAA
- the sirt3 gene encoding NAD-dependent protein deacetylase sirtuin-3, mitochondrial — protein sequence MASLLSSSLVSPVRLGCLYLSSRTSSWRLSAKGRLGQRSLCPGAAAAAALCRQTKSPRWNGTRGFFSRGGGGAAEDQQTLEDIAKNIRKQQYKRVVVMAGAGISTPSGIPDFRSPGSGLYDNLQQYDLPYAEAIFELDFFHHNPDPFFALAKELYPGNYQPNLTHYFVRLLHKKNQLLRMYTQNIDGLERLAGIPPEMLVEAHGTFATATCTVCLSKYKGEELRSDVMRGTVPKCPTCKGVVKPDIVFFGEQLPLHFSKYLTDFPLADLLIVMGTSLEVEPFASLAGAVHSSVPRLLINRDLVGPFAWRRRPQDVVQLGDVVNGVQALVDALGWTQELDALMAAGAEKAATKTEE from the exons ATGGCTTCTTTACTGAGCTCCTCACTAGTCTCACCTGTCAGACTGGGTTGTTTGTACCTgagcagcagaaccagcagctgGAGGCTCTCTGCTAAAG GTCGTTTGGGTCAGAGGAGTTTGTGTccaggtgcagcagcagcagcagctctctgcag ACAAACAAAGTCTCCCCGGTGGAATGGGACTCGAGGGTTTTTCTCCCGTGGTGGTGGCGGTGCAGCCGAGGATCAGCAGACCCTGGAGGACATCGCCAAGAACATCAGAAAGCAGCAGTACAAGAGGGTGGTGGTGATGGCCGGAGCTGGGATCAGCACGCCTAGTGGCATCCCAGATTTCAG GTCTCCAGGCAGCGGTCTCTATGACAACCTGCAGCAGTATGACCTGCCCTACGCCGAGGCGATATTCGAACTAGACTTTTTCCATCATAACCCTGATCCCTTTTTCGCCCTGGCCAAAGAGCTGTATCCAGGGAACTATCAACCCAATCTGACCCATTACTTTGTTCGACTGCTTCACAAGAAGAATCAGCTCCTCAGGATGTACACGCAGAACATCGACGGGCTGGAAAGAC TGGCCGGGATTCCTCCTGAGATGTTGGTGGAGGCTCACGGTACATTCGCCACCGCCACCTGCACAGTCTGCCTGAGTAAATACAAGGGAGAGGAGCTACGA TCAGATGTGATGCGAGGGACGGTCCCGAAGTGTCCCACCTGTAAAGGCGTGGTAAAGCCTGACATCGTGTTCTTCGGGGAGCAGCTTCCACTTCACTTCTCTAAATACCTCACAGACTTCCCGCTGGCCGACCTGCTGATCGTCATGGGAACTTCACTGGAG GTGGAGCCCTTCGCCAGTCTGGCTGGAGCTGTGCACAGCTCTGTTCCCCGTCTGCTCATCAACAGGGACTTGGTGGGTCCGTTCGCCTGGCGGCGCCGGCCTCAGGACGTGGTGCAGCTGGGTGACGTGGTCAATGGAGTGCAAGCCCTGGTCGATGCCCTCGGCTGGACTCAGGAGCTCGACGCTCTGATGGCGGCTGGTGCTGAGaaa GCTGCAACAAAGACAGAAGAGTGA